A DNA window from Helianthus annuus cultivar XRQ/B chromosome 15, HanXRQr2.0-SUNRISE, whole genome shotgun sequence contains the following coding sequences:
- the LOC110876955 gene encoding mitochondrial inner membrane protease subunit 1 isoform X2 codes for MSLFQQWAFIVKEALDKSFLVAKFFCSVHVANTYLCSTALVQGPSMLPTFSLTNELVLLERISTRNGKAGTGDVVILQSPENPRKFVTKRIIGMEGDKITYIVDPKNSDSTETVIVPKGHVWVQGDNIYNSYDSWNFGPVPYGLLQGKVFWRIWPTSAFGSIGRRPETVDPALKVLEQANQS; via the exons ATGAGTTTGTTTCAGCAATGGGCTTTCATAGTAAAAGAAGCACTAGACAAAAGCTTTCTAGTCGCCAAATTCTTCTGTAGTGTTCATGTCGCCAATACCTACCTCTGCTCTACCGCTTTG GTTCAAGGTCCTAGTATGCTCCCTACCTTTAGCCTTACTAACGAGCTAGTCTTGCTTGAGAGAATCTCAACCCGAAACGGTAAAGCGGGTACCGGTGATGTGGTCATACTCCAGTCGCCTGAAAATCCAAGGAAGTTTGTCACCAAAAGAATTATTGGAATGGAAGGTGACAAAATTACCTACATTGTGGATCCCAAAAATAGTGATAGCACCGAGACTGTTATT GTTCCAAAGGGACATGTATGGGTTCAGGGAGATAATATTTATAATTCTTATGATTCGTGGAATTTCGGGCCTGTTCCTTATGGGCTACTTCAAGGCAAGGTCTTTTGGAGG ATATGGCCTACAAGTGCATTTGGATCAATTGGGAGGAGACCAGAAACTGTTGACCCTGCCCTTAAG GTCTTAGAGCAGGCAAACCAGTCATGA
- the LOC110876955 gene encoding mitochondrial inner membrane protease subunit 1 isoform X1, producing the protein MSLFQQWAFIVKEALDKSFLVAKFFCSVHVANTYLCSTALVQGPSMLPTFSLTNELVLLERISTRNGKAGTGDVVILQSPENPRKFVTKRIIGMEGDKITYIVDPKNSDSTETVIVPKGHVWVQGDNIYNSYDSWNFGPVPYGLLQGKVFWRIWPTSAFGSIGRRPETVDPALKQVLEQANQS; encoded by the exons ATGAGTTTGTTTCAGCAATGGGCTTTCATAGTAAAAGAAGCACTAGACAAAAGCTTTCTAGTCGCCAAATTCTTCTGTAGTGTTCATGTCGCCAATACCTACCTCTGCTCTACCGCTTTG GTTCAAGGTCCTAGTATGCTCCCTACCTTTAGCCTTACTAACGAGCTAGTCTTGCTTGAGAGAATCTCAACCCGAAACGGTAAAGCGGGTACCGGTGATGTGGTCATACTCCAGTCGCCTGAAAATCCAAGGAAGTTTGTCACCAAAAGAATTATTGGAATGGAAGGTGACAAAATTACCTACATTGTGGATCCCAAAAATAGTGATAGCACCGAGACTGTTATT GTTCCAAAGGGACATGTATGGGTTCAGGGAGATAATATTTATAATTCTTATGATTCGTGGAATTTCGGGCCTGTTCCTTATGGGCTACTTCAAGGCAAGGTCTTTTGGAGG ATATGGCCTACAAGTGCATTTGGATCAATTGGGAGGAGACCAGAAACTGTTGACCCTGCCCTTAA GCAGGTCTTAGAGCAGGCAAACCAGTCATGA
- the LOC110876978 gene encoding B3 domain-containing protein Os04g0386900, producing the protein MDLQMQRQSTKTGDAEFWPLSGNPYFYVVIDKPQRFQVNIPQELSAKLPATTIPAKIFYRDKVWDLPCAGDQANKKFGIEEWGKFMTENDVKLGDACVFELMEGDSKSRVKFKVQILKDDFPLELLEKADGFSMNNPIDID; encoded by the exons ATGGATCTTCAAATGCAGAGACAATCAACCAAAACTGGTGATGCGGAATTTTGGCCGTTATCAGGGAACCCGTATTTCTATGTTGTTATTGACAAACCACAGAGGTTTCAAGTG AACATCCCACAGGAACTGTCGGCCAAGCTTCCAGCTACTACAATCCCTGCTAAAATCTTTTACCGCGACAAGGTGTGGGACCTACCTTGCGCTGGTGATCAGGCCAACAAAAAGTTTGGAATTGAAGAATGGGGAAAGTTCATGACAGAAAACGACGTTAAACTTGGAGATGCATGTGTGTTCGAGTTGATGGAAGGCGACTCTAAGAGTCGTGTTAAGTTCAAAGTTCAGATCCTTAAAGATGATTTTCCATTAGAATTGCTGGAGAAAGCAGATGGGTTTTCTATGAACAATCCCATCGACATAGATTAG
- the LOC110876962 gene encoding transcription factor bHLH144-like has protein sequence MQGDQHNFPQHQDQMGSFFGQNVDLHPSWDCPRNYVIFDRTDNCNQVMYNPGINTAPMQKDKYTPRVTEEDSADIDALLSYDDEDENEEYEDDEVSTARTYGDDTYDTSDSCSSRRRNKWVGSTSSHGSKGSSGKREKMKKMVKSLRGIVPGGNAEMNTVDVLDEAVKYLKSLKVEAHKMGFGNLPG, from the coding sequence ATGCAGGGTGACCAACATAATTTCCCGCAACATCAAGATCAAATGGGCTCGTTTTTTGGTCAAAACGTTGACTTACATCCATCATGGGATTGCCCGAGAAACTACGTAATTTTCGACAGGACGGATAACTGTAACCAGGTCATGTACAACCCTGGTATAAACACTGCACCGATGCAAAAAGACAAATATACCCCCAGGGTTACAGAAGAAGATTCGGCGGATATTGATGCATTGTTGAGCTATGACGACGAGGATGAAAATGAAGAATATGAAGACGACGAGGTTAGCACAGCACGAACGTATGGAGATGACACGTATGATACATCTGATTCTTGCTCTTCGAGACGAAGAAACAAGTGGGTCGGGTCAACGTCGTCTCATGGGTCAAAGGGTAGTTCGGGAAAGCGTGAGAAGATGAAAAAGATGGTGAAGTCTCTTAGAGGAATTGTTCCTGGTGGTAATGCGGAAATGAACACAGTCGATGTTCTTGATGAAGCTGTTAAGTACCTCAAGTCTCTTAAAGTTGAAGCACATAAAATGGGCTTTGGAAATTTGCCGGGTTGA